A region of Paenibacillus thiaminolyticus DNA encodes the following proteins:
- a CDS encoding ABC transporter ATP-binding protein, whose amino-acid sequence MANNLIEFRNLRTNFYTSGGVVKAVNDVSFSIREGETLCVVGESGCGKSVTAMSLMRLVAPPGKIEGGEIIYKGQDLLKLKEREMRQIRGNEISMIFQEPMTSLNPVLKIGEQLVEPILLHRGGTKKEARKRAIDLIELVGIPRAEQIFDAYPHELSGGMRQRIMIAMALTCDPKLLIADEPTTALDVTIQAQILDLMRNIKSEFKTAIMLITHDLGVVAEMADHVVVMYAGKVIEEAPVIELFQNPKHPYTQGLLKAKPIINERRERLYTIPGQVPNPVELGENCYFNDRCEHCMAVCTEKQPTLKTYEKGHKASCWLYEKEGKAQ is encoded by the coding sequence ATGGCAAACAATTTGATCGAATTTCGCAATCTGCGGACGAATTTCTATACCAGTGGTGGCGTCGTGAAAGCGGTCAATGATGTCAGCTTCTCGATCAGAGAAGGCGAGACGCTGTGCGTTGTAGGCGAATCCGGCTGCGGCAAGAGCGTTACAGCCATGTCATTGATGCGACTCGTCGCGCCTCCGGGGAAAATCGAAGGCGGAGAGATTATTTATAAAGGGCAAGACCTGCTGAAGCTCAAAGAGCGTGAAATGCGTCAGATTCGGGGAAATGAAATCTCGATGATTTTCCAGGAGCCGATGACGTCGCTCAACCCGGTCTTGAAAATCGGTGAACAGCTGGTTGAGCCGATTTTGCTGCACCGGGGCGGAACGAAGAAGGAAGCGCGCAAGCGGGCGATCGATCTGATCGAGCTCGTGGGCATTCCGCGCGCAGAGCAAATCTTCGACGCCTACCCGCATGAGCTGAGCGGCGGCATGCGGCAGCGGATTATGATCGCGATGGCCTTGACCTGCGATCCGAAGCTGCTCATCGCCGACGAGCCGACGACGGCGCTGGACGTTACGATCCAGGCGCAGATTCTTGACCTGATGCGCAACATTAAGAGCGAGTTCAAGACGGCGATTATGCTGATTACCCACGATCTCGGCGTCGTGGCCGAGATGGCCGATCATGTTGTCGTTATGTATGCCGGCAAAGTCATTGAAGAGGCGCCGGTCATCGAATTGTTCCAAAATCCGAAGCACCCGTATACCCAAGGGCTGCTGAAGGCGAAGCCGATTATCAATGAGCGCCGGGAACGGCTCTATACGATTCCTGGACAAGTTCCGAATCCGGTTGAACTGGGCGAAAATTGCTATTTCAATGACCGTTGCGAGCATTGCATGGCGGTGTGTACGGAGAAGCAGCCGACGCTCAAGACCTATGAGAAAGGACATAAGGCGTCATGCTGGCTGTATGAGAAGGAGGGGAAAGCACAATGA
- a CDS encoding ABC transporter ATP-binding protein: protein MSQQALLEVQDLKKYFPIQGGLFSRTVGHVRAVDGVSFTLQKGEALGLVGESGCGKSTTGRTILRLLDKTEGKVIFKGTDIHSLNKKQLRGMRPQMQLVFQDPYSSLNPRIKIGDAIGEPLLDHGLASKSDIRDRVKEILTICGLAPYHIDRYPHEFSGGQRQRIGIARALIMNPDFIVADEPVSALDVSIQAQIINLLSDLQEQKDLTYLFISHDLSVVEHLCNRIGVMYLGSLVEMAPRDELFKRPLHPYTQALLSAIPIPDPTRKSERIVLQGDIPSPANPPAGCKFHTRCPFAKDICKQAVPEFREVASGHHVACHLVE, encoded by the coding sequence ATGAGCCAACAAGCCTTACTCGAAGTTCAAGATCTAAAAAAATATTTCCCCATCCAGGGCGGTCTCTTCTCGCGGACGGTCGGACATGTGCGTGCGGTTGACGGAGTCAGCTTCACCCTGCAAAAAGGGGAAGCGCTCGGCTTGGTAGGCGAGTCCGGCTGCGGCAAGTCGACCACGGGACGGACGATTCTTCGCCTGCTTGACAAGACGGAAGGGAAAGTCATTTTCAAAGGCACTGATATTCATTCATTAAATAAAAAGCAATTGCGCGGCATGAGGCCGCAAATGCAGCTTGTATTCCAGGACCCGTACAGTTCCTTGAATCCCCGCATCAAGATCGGGGATGCGATTGGCGAACCGCTGCTCGATCACGGTCTCGCAAGCAAGAGCGATATTCGCGACCGCGTCAAAGAGATTTTGACGATTTGCGGCTTGGCTCCATACCATATCGATCGCTATCCGCATGAATTTTCCGGCGGTCAGCGCCAACGCATCGGAATTGCGCGCGCGCTTATCATGAATCCGGACTTCATCGTGGCGGACGAACCGGTATCTGCCCTGGACGTATCGATTCAGGCGCAGATCATTAACCTGCTGAGCGATTTGCAGGAACAAAAAGACTTGACTTACTTGTTCATTTCGCATGATTTGTCCGTTGTCGAACATTTGTGCAACCGAATTGGCGTTATGTACTTGGGCTCGCTTGTTGAAATGGCTCCGCGTGACGAGCTGTTCAAACGCCCGCTGCATCCGTACACGCAAGCGCTGCTGTCGGCCATCCCGATTCCGGATCCGACGCGCAAGTCGGAGCGGATCGTGCTTCAGGGCGACATTCCAAGCCCGGCCAACCCGCCAGCAGGATGCAAATTCCATACGCGCTGCCCGTTTGCAAAGGATATTTGCAAGCAAGCCGTACCGGAATTCCGGGAAGTTGCCAGCGGACACCACGTGGCTTGTCATCTGGTCGAGTAG
- a CDS encoding serine hydrolase, whose product MNAQDVEAFADEFFARQDVKALGVPGAVFVVVKDGKVLLQKGYGYADVEKEIPVDPEKTLFRIASVSKVFTAAAVMQLVEQGKIELNRDVQNYLGDIKMKNNTTSPVTMEHLLTHTTGFDIVDPPVGDSMSDDLSTEVKLKDYVKSWMPTVTRKPGEVYKYDNMASMLQGYIVQQMTGVPFHQYMKEHMFKPLGMNDSHFLLTQDLIPRLAVGYGPDNKATQPYNFIPNDMPYGGMLTTGSDMAKFMMAYLNKGKLGDSRILKEETVKEMSKTHVAIHPKVPNMAYGFEYSYQDSYNGQYVIGKGGAAPRGFHSWLWLLPEQNAGAFIVYNKSGNLREKLFEAFMDRYYPEQEQEKQTYITLTRDQLRRFEGVYRDVRISYLITRIHATADGQLVLENVKGKQTAQPIEPLLFEDEHGSKIAFKANPDGSIGYMYSNTDPLVWVEKLGTPQRFTDIGDQHPYAEYINGLHQLGVVQSKADGTFGAEEPLTRAEFVEQVMTWIGIPPSKNAAKLKDINGVPQAGWIQSALEYDFITAPADQLFRPKEKISRQEAAAMMAKVMLSMGAKTVEGSTAEDTDAWAEDAVKFIVGMKFYGPEVILSADGAADYKSKQAMTRQEAAALLYLASKWSLAP is encoded by the coding sequence ATGAATGCTCAGGACGTGGAAGCCTTCGCTGATGAATTTTTCGCGAGGCAGGATGTTAAGGCATTGGGGGTGCCGGGAGCGGTATTTGTCGTGGTAAAAGACGGGAAGGTGCTGCTGCAGAAAGGGTATGGGTATGCGGACGTCGAGAAAGAAATCCCGGTCGATCCCGAGAAAACCTTGTTCCGCATCGCATCGGTGTCCAAAGTCTTCACGGCAGCGGCGGTAATGCAGCTTGTCGAGCAGGGGAAAATTGAGTTAAACCGTGATGTTCAGAATTATTTGGGGGATATCAAAATGAAGAACAATACGACTTCCCCCGTCACGATGGAGCATTTATTGACGCATACGACCGGATTCGATATCGTCGATCCCCCTGTCGGAGATTCGATGTCCGATGATTTGTCTACAGAAGTGAAGCTCAAAGATTATGTAAAAAGCTGGATGCCTACCGTCACCCGAAAACCTGGTGAAGTGTATAAGTACGATAATATGGCGTCCATGCTTCAAGGCTATATCGTTCAACAAATGACCGGAGTTCCGTTCCATCAGTATATGAAGGAGCATATGTTCAAGCCGCTCGGCATGAACGACAGCCATTTTCTCTTGACGCAGGATCTTATCCCGCGGTTAGCTGTAGGGTACGGGCCTGACAACAAAGCTACACAGCCTTATAATTTTATCCCGAATGATATGCCCTATGGCGGCATGTTAACGACCGGAAGCGATATGGCCAAGTTTATGATGGCTTACTTAAATAAAGGGAAATTAGGTGACAGCCGAATTCTCAAGGAAGAGACCGTCAAAGAGATGAGTAAGACACATGTCGCTATTCATCCGAAGGTGCCGAATATGGCGTATGGCTTCGAATATAGTTATCAAGATTCCTATAACGGACAATATGTAATCGGCAAAGGCGGTGCTGCGCCGCGCGGCTTCCATTCATGGCTGTGGCTGCTGCCGGAGCAAAATGCAGGCGCATTTATCGTTTATAATAAGTCCGGAAATTTGCGCGAGAAGCTGTTTGAGGCTTTTATGGATCGGTATTATCCAGAGCAAGAGCAAGAAAAGCAAACCTATATTACGCTCACGCGAGACCAGCTGAGACGCTTCGAAGGCGTATATCGGGATGTACGGATAAGCTACCTTATTACTCGAATTCATGCGACCGCCGACGGGCAGCTTGTACTAGAGAATGTGAAGGGCAAGCAAACCGCCCAACCGATCGAGCCTCTCTTATTCGAAGATGAGCATGGCAGCAAAATTGCCTTCAAGGCCAATCCGGACGGTTCGATTGGGTATATGTACTCCAATACCGATCCGCTCGTCTGGGTAGAGAAGCTCGGCACGCCTCAGCGTTTTACAGATATCGGGGATCAACACCCTTATGCGGAATACATCAATGGCTTGCATCAGTTGGGAGTCGTTCAGAGCAAAGCGGATGGAACCTTTGGCGCGGAGGAGCCGCTAACAAGAGCGGAATTTGTGGAACAGGTGATGACATGGATCGGGATTCCTCCTTCCAAAAATGCGGCGAAGCTCAAAGATATCAATGGGGTCCCGCAAGCAGGATGGATTCAAAGCGCTTTAGAATATGACTTTATTACAGCGCCTGCGGATCAATTATTCAGGCCGAAGGAGAAGATTTCGCGGCAAGAGGCAGCGGCAATGATGGCAAAAGTGATGCTGTCCATGGGCGCCAAGACGGTCGAAGGCAGCACGGCCGAGGATACAGATGCCTGGGCCGAAGATGCGGTCAAATTTATAGTAGGCATGAAATTTTACGGCCCTGAGGTAATCCTGTCGGCCGACGGAGCGGCAGATTACAAATCCAAGCAAGCAATGACACGCCAAGAGGCTGCCGCGCTGCTCTATTTAGCGTCGAAATGGAGTCTTGCCCCTTAA
- a CDS encoding DUF2304 domain-containing protein, with translation MERMIERARQWAGRVNRDRMKVKPLSAGWMGASIALGAITLFFVLLQANYMLGARGFPDLAIGTIVSLIFVAVAGGILALVLHLAKKIPTRYLWLFFSAFMLLFVCFMGPMYTTLVYILGLIVLLSLWGAALYKVVKGGYKYATKTKKITALVLLLSTTAMIGFTGYWTIHDGEAQVRGVHLKELRTAARYQNALLGNPAEEGTYKVKTRTYGSQNSYRTQFNQTESLVTQPVDGSAFVQKWSSLRTKTVGFGPDAMPLNGLVWYPEGDGPFPLVLIVHGNHLMTDYSDPGYEYLGQLLASRGYIFVSIDENFLNVSPWDDMFMFSALEKENPARGMLMLEHLKTWKAWNQDSTNPFYQKVDMDQIALIGHSRGGEAITIAAAYNQLSAHPDNGSITFDYNFNIRSLIAIASTDLQYRPSGKPMPAANVNYLALQGSHDMDVNTFRGSSQYHRTHFSGQDDYMKAAVYIYGANHGQFNRVWSRGDSVGLGNHLFNLKQLMPREEQETAAKVLISSFLDATLKNKKEYEAVFQDLGYAKEWLPDTMYISDYNDSRTTMIASFDEDIDLRSTTLPGGKLMGENLRDWKEARVKMKFGEDLYSAVQVGWDRSNNPQAASYTVVLPEKGLDLAENDSFVFSIADKSERKNASYQEGLLDFTIKVEDKNGNQASLPLSHISKLVPMIEGKLLKAPFANSGAATEPVFQNYGFPLSDFSQVNTRFNPQLLSRVSFEFDRTETGAVLITDIGIRK, from the coding sequence ATGGAGCGGATGATAGAGAGAGCCAGGCAGTGGGCCGGCAGAGTAAACAGGGATCGAATGAAAGTAAAGCCCTTATCAGCAGGATGGATGGGTGCTTCGATCGCTTTGGGAGCCATCACGTTGTTTTTCGTTCTTTTACAAGCCAATTATATGTTAGGAGCGCGCGGTTTCCCCGACCTGGCTATCGGCACGATCGTTTCATTGATTTTCGTCGCTGTCGCGGGCGGCATCCTTGCATTGGTGCTGCATCTGGCCAAAAAAATCCCAACCCGGTATTTATGGTTGTTCTTCAGTGCCTTCATGCTGTTATTTGTCTGTTTTATGGGACCGATGTACACGACGCTCGTTTATATTCTTGGGTTAATCGTTCTGCTCTCGCTATGGGGCGCGGCCCTGTACAAGGTTGTCAAGGGCGGATACAAATATGCGACCAAGACAAAAAAGATTACGGCACTGGTCCTGTTGCTTTCGACAACGGCCATGATCGGATTTACGGGTTACTGGACTATTCATGACGGCGAAGCGCAGGTTCGCGGGGTCCATTTGAAAGAACTTAGAACAGCAGCTCGTTATCAGAACGCTCTGTTAGGCAATCCGGCCGAGGAAGGAACCTACAAGGTTAAAACACGAACGTATGGCAGCCAAAACAGCTATCGCACGCAATTTAATCAAACCGAGTCGCTCGTCACCCAACCTGTAGATGGTTCAGCCTTCGTCCAGAAGTGGTCGTCCCTGAGAACGAAAACCGTAGGCTTTGGCCCGGATGCGATGCCGTTAAACGGCTTGGTATGGTATCCCGAAGGGGATGGGCCGTTCCCGCTCGTTCTGATTGTGCATGGCAATCATCTCATGACAGACTATTCCGATCCGGGCTATGAATATCTTGGCCAACTGCTGGCCAGCCGCGGCTACATCTTCGTGTCGATCGACGAGAATTTTTTGAACGTCTCGCCGTGGGATGACATGTTCATGTTCAGTGCTCTGGAGAAGGAGAATCCTGCACGAGGAATGCTGATGCTTGAACATCTTAAGACGTGGAAGGCATGGAATCAGGACTCAACCAATCCATTTTATCAAAAGGTGGATATGGATCAAATTGCGCTGATCGGCCACTCCAGAGGCGGAGAAGCGATTACGATTGCCGCTGCTTATAACCAATTAAGCGCACATCCGGATAACGGCAGCATCACATTCGATTATAACTTCAATATTCGTTCCCTTATCGCGATCGCTAGTACGGACTTGCAGTATCGGCCTTCCGGCAAGCCGATGCCGGCGGCAAATGTCAATTACCTGGCCTTGCAGGGATCACATGATATGGATGTGAACACCTTCCGCGGCTCAAGCCAATATCATCGGACCCATTTTAGCGGCCAGGACGATTACATGAAGGCGGCCGTATACATCTACGGGGCCAATCATGGCCAGTTCAACCGGGTGTGGAGCAGGGGCGATAGCGTAGGATTGGGGAACCATCTCTTTAATTTGAAGCAGTTGATGCCGAGGGAAGAGCAGGAAACGGCAGCCAAAGTTTTGATTTCTTCTTTTTTGGATGCCACATTGAAAAATAAGAAGGAATATGAAGCCGTGTTCCAGGATCTCGGCTATGCCAAAGAGTGGCTTCCCGATACGATGTATATTAGCGACTATAACGATTCCCGGACAACGATGATCGCTTCGTTCGATGAGGATATCGATTTACGCAGCACGACGCTTCCCGGAGGCAAGCTCATGGGAGAGAATTTACGGGACTGGAAGGAAGCAAGAGTCAAAATGAAATTCGGCGAGGATTTGTACAGCGCTGTGCAGGTAGGGTGGGATCGAAGCAACAATCCACAGGCCGCTTCCTATACGGTCGTCCTGCCCGAGAAAGGGCTAGATCTGGCAGAAAATGATTCTTTCGTGTTCTCGATCGCTGACAAGAGCGAAAGAAAGAATGCCTCCTATCAGGAAGGCTTACTTGATTTCACAATCAAAGTGGAAGATAAAAACGGGAACCAAGCGAGTCTTCCGTTAAGTCATATTTCAAAGCTGGTACCGATGATTGAAGGCAAGCTGCTGAAAGCGCCTTTTGCCAATTCCGGTGCTGCCACAGAGCCTGTATTCCAAAATTACGGCTTTCCATTGAGTGACTTTTCTCAGGTTAACACTCGGTTCAACCCGCAGCTATTGAGCAGGGTAAGCTTTGAATTCGATCGAACCGAGACCGGCGCCGTTCTCATTACGGACATTGGCATCAGAAAGTAA
- a CDS encoding ferrochelatase, with protein MIEMEQDRLVAGDPPGPAAAGAAAELPEVAGTAHAPPAAANAGKPAQAVLLAAYGACRSIDEVPQLYEHIMRGRCSPGALAQGVSRYRQTAACDPLYAVTARQAEAVSQRLGQLCSAPVPVYIGYKHSPSFVSEAVRQAASDGISRLALLHLSPFSAGTGMYMHEAARAGDGADPPIRVTAVADWQEHPAFIRLIARRLRDAYRWLPAASLPAARVIFTVHSKPGLPSAHTAFIAQYGRLARLIAEAAEIGRWDIAYRSGLPAPQRWLGPDVKDVIRQAAGHGCQAVVLCELTSLTDNVEVYHDLGEDAKRLAEACGMQFVRTEPVNDAWDFIEFIADIVSRHLLAGQYSA; from the coding sequence ATGATTGAGATGGAGCAGGATCGGCTGGTGGCGGGAGATCCGCCCGGGCCGGCAGCGGCAGGGGCTGCGGCTGAACTGCCGGAAGTGGCGGGGACTGCGCATGCACCGCCGGCAGCAGCGAATGCGGGCAAGCCGGCGCAGGCCGTCCTGCTAGCCGCATATGGCGCCTGCCGCTCGATCGATGAGGTGCCGCAGCTGTATGAGCATATTATGCGCGGCCGCTGTTCCCCCGGCGCCTTGGCCCAAGGCGTGAGCCGTTACCGGCAGACGGCGGCATGCGATCCGCTCTATGCCGTTACCGCGAGACAGGCGGAAGCGGTATCGCAGCGGCTCGGGCAGCTGTGCAGCGCCCCGGTTCCCGTCTATATCGGCTACAAGCACTCGCCTTCCTTCGTCTCCGAAGCCGTACGGCAAGCGGCATCCGACGGCATCTCCCGGCTGGCGCTGCTGCATCTGTCCCCCTTCAGCGCCGGAACCGGAATGTATATGCACGAGGCCGCGCGGGCGGGAGATGGAGCGGACCCGCCTATCCGGGTAACCGCTGTGGCGGACTGGCAGGAGCATCCCGCCTTCATTCGGCTGATCGCCCGCCGCCTGCGCGATGCTTACCGCTGGCTCCCTGCCGCCAGCTTGCCCGCGGCACGGGTCATCTTCACCGTGCACAGCAAGCCCGGCTTGCCTTCGGCCCATACTGCGTTTATCGCCCAATATGGCCGCCTCGCCCGGCTCATCGCGGAAGCGGCGGAGATCGGACGCTGGGACATCGCGTACCGGAGCGGCTTGCCCGCGCCCCAGCGCTGGCTCGGCCCGGATGTGAAGGACGTCATCCGGCAAGCAGCCGGCCATGGCTGCCAAGCGGTCGTGCTCTGCGAGCTGACCTCGCTGACAGACAATGTCGAGGTCTATCACGATCTCGGCGAGGACGCGAAGCGGCTGGCCGAAGCATGCGGCATGCAGTTCGTGCGGACAGAGCCTGTCAATGATGCCTGGGACTTCATCGAATTCATAGCAGACATTGTCTCCCGTCATCTGCTCGCCGGACAATATTCAGCCTGA
- a CDS encoding ABC transporter substrate-binding protein → MRQHDTAKRNMIIGLAAVIVVIGLAAILTNRMSGASTTVPQPAPASASEDNTELKVAPVSLDTADAVLEFIAPAQLVAIPKSISNPYLAVNADMGKQAGNPISGATGLDPEAILSFQPDLVLLTKVHHTESDAEELLRQAGVNVITFDQWGTFEAVMGNYRKIGEAVGEADKGVLIAEEIEAKLQQAAARTAKLTAKPTVLVLSPVGPNTGPYVIGPGNIAYDMIRLAGANPAADALGIAKSIKASIEDLIKIDPDYIVLGDWDGTGEEWLAGLKADPQWNTLTAVQQGRITTMKARDLLAPNRYTVDGMLQMSAWLHPDLWKDEEADHD, encoded by the coding sequence ATGAGACAACATGATACAGCGAAGCGGAATATGATCATCGGGCTGGCGGCGGTCATCGTCGTCATCGGCTTGGCCGCCATCCTGACCAACCGAATGTCCGGCGCTTCGACCACGGTGCCGCAACCCGCCCCCGCTTCTGCATCAGAAGACAATACCGAGCTCAAGGTCGCTCCCGTATCACTCGATACGGCGGACGCGGTCTTGGAATTCATCGCTCCCGCGCAGCTGGTCGCGATTCCGAAGAGCATCTCCAACCCCTATCTCGCAGTCAACGCGGACATGGGGAAGCAGGCCGGCAACCCGATTAGCGGGGCGACCGGATTGGATCCCGAAGCGATCCTGTCCTTCCAGCCGGATCTCGTGCTGCTGACGAAGGTTCATCATACCGAGAGCGATGCCGAGGAATTGCTCCGCCAAGCCGGCGTCAACGTGATTACCTTCGATCAATGGGGCACATTTGAAGCGGTGATGGGGAACTATCGGAAAATTGGCGAAGCGGTGGGAGAAGCCGATAAGGGAGTGCTTATCGCGGAGGAAATCGAGGCCAAATTACAGCAGGCCGCGGCGCGCACTGCGAAGCTGACGGCGAAGCCGACCGTGCTGGTGCTCTCCCCCGTCGGCCCGAATACGGGCCCTTATGTGATCGGGCCGGGCAATATCGCTTACGATATGATCCGCCTGGCCGGAGCGAACCCTGCAGCAGATGCGCTCGGCATCGCCAAATCGATCAAAGCGTCGATTGAAGATCTGATCAAGATCGATCCCGATTACATCGTTCTCGGCGATTGGGACGGCACGGGAGAAGAATGGCTGGCCGGCTTGAAAGCCGATCCGCAGTGGAATACGCTGACCGCCGTACAGCAAGGGCGCATCACGACGATGAAGGCGAGGGATCTGCTCGCGCCGAATCGTTATACCGTAGACGGCATGCTGCAGATGTCGGCATGGCTTCACCCGGACTTATGGAAGGATGAGGAAGCCGATCATGATTGA
- a CDS encoding ABC transporter ATP-binding protein gives MKDKRRTEPGTDRLLQAERLSCSMEGRTIIHDISFELRRGSLVGIIGPNGSGKSTLIRMMCGLLRPAQGRLLLGGRPHAAYSATARARLIGYVPQDCSLDADFTVGQIVAMGRHPHRSLFRSLSASDSACAEQALRQCGIEPLRDRYIHACSGGQRQLAFIAKALAQEPQLLLLDEPISALDIRHQLRTLSLLRGLAREGLAVAASLHDLSLASRYCDRLLLLHEGRILAIGPPEEVLTAEHLYTVYGIHAVIRREHGTRGLSILAFDPADPEFEPSIYTSLANQEEFI, from the coding sequence ATGAAGGACAAGCGAAGGACAGAGCCCGGCACGGACAGGCTGCTGCAAGCGGAGCGGCTGTCCTGCTCCATGGAGGGCAGAACCATTATCCATGATATCTCGTTCGAGCTTCGGCGCGGCTCCCTCGTCGGCATTATCGGCCCCAACGGCAGCGGGAAATCGACTCTCATCCGCATGATGTGCGGACTGCTGCGCCCGGCGCAGGGGCGGCTGCTGCTCGGAGGCCGGCCGCATGCCGCCTACTCCGCCACGGCGCGGGCCCGGCTCATCGGCTATGTTCCGCAGGATTGCTCGCTTGACGCCGACTTCACCGTCGGGCAGATTGTCGCGATGGGCCGCCATCCCCATCGTTCCCTCTTCCGCAGCCTGTCCGCTTCAGACAGCGCTTGCGCTGAGCAGGCACTGCGCCAATGCGGCATCGAGCCGCTGCGCGACCGTTATATTCACGCCTGCTCCGGCGGGCAGCGCCAGCTCGCCTTCATCGCCAAGGCGCTGGCTCAGGAGCCGCAGCTGCTCCTGCTGGATGAGCCGATCTCGGCGCTCGATATCCGCCATCAGCTTCGCACGCTGTCCCTGCTGCGCGGATTGGCCCGCGAAGGCTTGGCGGTAGCCGCTTCCCTGCACGATCTGTCGCTGGCTTCCCGCTATTGCGATCGGCTGCTGCTGCTTCACGAGGGGCGCATCCTGGCGATCGGACCGCCGGAGGAAGTGCTGACCGCGGAGCATCTCTATACGGTATATGGCATTCACGCCGTCATCCGCCGTGAGCACGGGACGAGAGGCTTATCGATTCTCGCCTTCGATCCGGCGGATCCCGAGTTTGAACCATCGATATACACATCATTAGCTAACCAGGAGGAATTCATTTAG
- a CDS encoding FecCD family ABC transporter permease, whose amino-acid sequence MYSKTEASSPSHLPVQRRHPARGHARIVLLGAAALAALLLSIIAGCSIGPVSIRFADTLQAILYAIGWLDHAGIPERELTIVTAIRLPRVLVGVFVGAALSVAGTAMQGVFRNPLVEPGYLGVSSGAAAGAVIVIASGFAQHASYALPLAAFAGALTAVILILAIWRASGKPNVTTLLLLGIGINALLSAVINVVIASAPHEQQLRSIVFWLQGGLEARTWEHVQLIALPIAIAVILIALFSRTLNLLLLGDEHAQASGVPVQGARYVILLLASLLTGTAVSVSGIIGFVGLVIPHLIRLVAGADHRYLLPLSALFGASFLVLADLASRMILQPVTLQVGVVCACIGAPLFIMMLLRRRKGNLA is encoded by the coding sequence ATGTACTCCAAGACTGAAGCAAGCAGCCCAAGCCATCTCCCCGTCCAGCGCCGCCATCCGGCCCGTGGACATGCGCGCATCGTGCTGCTTGGCGCCGCAGCCTTGGCGGCCTTGCTCTTGTCCATCATCGCCGGCTGCTCCATCGGCCCGGTCTCCATCCGGTTCGCGGATACGCTGCAGGCGATCCTGTACGCCATCGGCTGGTTGGACCATGCCGGCATTCCGGAGCGCGAACTGACGATTGTCACGGCGATCCGCCTCCCCCGCGTCTTGGTCGGCGTCTTTGTCGGCGCCGCTCTCTCCGTGGCAGGCACCGCCATGCAAGGCGTATTCCGCAATCCGCTGGTTGAGCCGGGCTATCTTGGCGTATCCTCGGGAGCGGCGGCAGGGGCCGTCATCGTGATTGCTTCCGGCTTCGCGCAGCACGCTTCCTACGCGCTGCCGCTGGCCGCCTTCGCCGGCGCCTTGACTGCCGTCATCCTTATCCTTGCCATTTGGCGGGCCAGCGGCAAGCCGAATGTGACGACGCTGCTGCTGCTTGGCATCGGCATCAATGCGCTCCTGTCCGCGGTCATCAATGTCGTGATTGCGAGCGCGCCCCATGAGCAGCAGCTGCGCAGCATCGTCTTCTGGCTCCAGGGCGGGCTGGAGGCCAGAACCTGGGAGCATGTGCAGCTGATCGCGCTCCCGATTGCGATAGCGGTCATCCTGATCGCGTTGTTCAGCCGCACGCTGAATCTGCTGCTGTTGGGAGACGAGCATGCGCAGGCATCCGGCGTTCCCGTGCAAGGCGCGCGCTACGTCATCCTGTTGCTCGCCTCCCTCCTGACGGGAACCGCCGTCTCCGTCAGCGGCATCATCGGCTTCGTCGGATTGGTCATCCCGCATCTGATTCGGCTGGTGGCCGGAGCGGACCACAGGTACCTGCTTCCGCTCAGCGCGCTGTTCGGGGCGTCCTTCCTCGTGCTGGCGGATCTCGCATCACGAATGATCCTGCAGCCGGTAACGCTTCAGGTCGGCGTCGTCTGCGCCTGCATCGGCGCCCCTCTGTTCATCATGATGCTGCTGCGCCGAAGAAAGGGGAATCTCGCATGA